From a single Pseudomonas sp. A34-9 genomic region:
- the ppx gene encoding exopolyphosphatase, translating into MPQSQAKNLSLIAAIDLGSNSFHMVVAKAQNGEIRILERLGEKVQLAAGIDDERHLNEESMQRGLDCLKRFAQLINGMPLGAVRIVGTNALREARNRLEFIHRAEEILGHPVEVISGREEARLIYLGVSHTLADTPGKRLVADIGGGSTEFIIGQRFEPLLRESLQMGCVSFTQRYFKDGKITPARYAQAYTAARLEIMSIEHALHRLTWDEAIGSSGTIRAIGLALKAGGHGTGEVNAEGLAWLKRRLFKLGDVDKIDFEGIKPDRRTIFPAGLAILEAIFDALELQRMDHCDGALREGVLYDLLGRHHHEDVRERTLTSLMERYHVDLEQAARVERKALHAFDQVAVDWELDDGIWRELLGWAAKVHEVGLDIAHYHYHKHGAYLIEHSDLAGFSREDQQMLALLVRGHRRNIPKDKFADFGDDGDKLIRLCVLLRFAILFHHIRGTQTMPQVVLHAKGNTLDVEFPENWLDENQLTQADFGLEADWLTRVGIVLTVH; encoded by the coding sequence ATGCCGCAATCCCAAGCCAAGAATCTTTCCCTGATCGCCGCAATCGACCTGGGCTCGAACAGCTTTCACATGGTCGTGGCCAAGGCCCAGAACGGTGAGATCCGCATTCTCGAACGCCTCGGCGAGAAGGTTCAGCTCGCCGCCGGTATCGACGATGAGCGCCATCTCAACGAAGAATCGATGCAGCGCGGCCTCGATTGCCTCAAGCGTTTTGCCCAACTGATCAACGGTATGCCGCTGGGCGCCGTGCGTATCGTCGGCACCAACGCCCTGCGCGAAGCGCGCAACCGCCTCGAATTCATCCACCGCGCCGAAGAAATCCTCGGCCACCCGGTGGAAGTCATCTCCGGCCGTGAAGAAGCGCGCCTGATCTACCTCGGGGTTTCGCACACCCTCGCCGACACCCCGGGCAAACGCCTGGTGGCCGACATCGGCGGCGGCAGCACCGAGTTCATCATTGGTCAGCGCTTCGAACCGCTGCTGCGCGAAAGCCTGCAAATGGGTTGCGTCAGCTTCACCCAGCGCTACTTCAAGGACGGCAAGATCACCCCGGCCCGCTACGCCCAGGCGTACACCGCAGCACGGCTGGAGATCATGAGCATCGAACACGCCCTGCATCGCCTGACCTGGGATGAAGCAATCGGCTCCTCGGGCACCATCCGCGCCATCGGCCTGGCGCTGAAGGCCGGCGGGCACGGCACTGGTGAAGTGAATGCCGAAGGTCTGGCGTGGCTCAAGCGCCGCCTGTTCAAGCTCGGTGACGTCGACAAGATCGATTTCGAAGGCATCAAGCCTGATCGCCGGACAATCTTCCCGGCGGGTCTGGCGATTCTCGAAGCAATTTTCGACGCCCTTGAACTGCAACGCATGGATCACTGCGACGGCGCCCTGCGTGAAGGCGTGCTCTACGACCTGCTCGGCCGTCATCATCATGAAGACGTGCGCGAGCGCACCCTGACTTCGTTGATGGAGCGTTATCACGTCGATCTCGAACAGGCGGCCCGAGTTGAGCGCAAAGCCTTGCACGCGTTCGATCAGGTCGCGGTGGACTGGGAGCTGGATGACGGCATCTGGCGCGAGCTCCTTGGCTGGGCGGCGAAAGTGCACGAAGTCGGTCTCGACATCGCGCACTATCACTACCATAAGCACGGCGCATACCTGATCGAACACTCCGACCTTGCCGGTTTCTCTCGCGAAGACCAGCAAATGCTCGCCCTGCTGGTGCGCGGCCACCGCCGCAACATTCCCAAGGACAAGTTTGCCGATTTCGGTGACGACGGTGACAAGCTGATCCGCCTGTGCGTGCTGCTGCGCTTTGCGATCCTGTTCCACCACATTCGTGGCACGCAGACGATGCCGCAGGTGGTGTTGCACGCCAAGGGCAACACCCTGGATGTGGAATTCCCGGAGAACTGGCTGGATGAGAATCAGCTGACTCAGGCGGATTTCGGGCTTGAGGCGGATTGGCTGACGCGGGTGGGGATTGTCCTGACCGTTCACTGA
- the ppk1 gene encoding polyphosphate kinase 1, whose amino-acid sequence MNTEGLTEVAVKEAQPVVEQITETPPELEPAPPAPVAEPAAAVPAIAIPGLDDSSLYIHRELSQLQFNIRVLEQALDESYPLLERLKFLLIFSSNLDEFFEIRVAGLKKQITFAREQAGADGLQPHQALARISELVHGHVDRQYAILNDILLPELEKHQVRFIRRRNWTTKLKTWVRRYFRDEIAPIITPIGLDPTHPFPLLVNKSLNFIVELEGIDAFGRDSGLAIIPAPRLLPRIIKVPEEVGGPGDNYVFLSSMIHAHADDLFQGMKVKGCYQFRLTRNADLALDSEDVEDLARALRGELFSRRYGDAVRLEVADTCPKHLSDYLLKQFNLSESELYQVNGPVNLTRLFSITGLDSHPELQYTPFTPQIPKLLQNSENIFSVVSKQDILLLHPFESFTPVVDLLRQAAKDPHVLAVRQTLYRSGANSEIVDALVDAARNGKEVTAVIELRARFDEESNLQLASRLQAAGAVVIYGVVGFKTHAKMMLILRREAGEIVRYAHLGTGNYHAGNAKLYTDYSLLTSDDALCEDVGKLFSQLIGMGKTLRMKKLLHAPFTLKKGMLDMITRETQFALDGKPAHIIAKFNSLTDPKIIRALYKASQSGVRIDLVVRGMCCLRPGIAGVSHNIHVRSIIGRFLEHTRVFYFLNGGDEQMFLSSADWMERNLDKRVETCFPVEGKKLLTRVKKELELYLTDNTHSWSLQSDGRYIRNTPTGNQNPRSAQATLLERLGSPILPVSS is encoded by the coding sequence ATGAATACCGAAGGACTCACGGAAGTTGCAGTAAAAGAAGCTCAACCGGTGGTCGAGCAAATCACCGAGACCCCGCCGGAACTGGAGCCTGCGCCACCCGCGCCGGTGGCCGAACCTGCGGCGGCGGTGCCGGCGATTGCCATTCCCGGTCTGGATGACAGCAGCCTGTATATCCACCGCGAGCTCTCGCAACTGCAATTCAACATCCGCGTGCTGGAACAGGCGCTGGACGAGTCCTATCCGTTGCTGGAACGCTTGAAGTTCCTGCTGATCTTCTCCAGCAACCTCGACGAATTCTTTGAGATCCGTGTCGCCGGCCTGAAGAAACAGATCACCTTCGCCCGTGAACAGGCTGGTGCCGATGGTCTGCAGCCGCATCAAGCGCTGGCGCGGATCAGCGAGCTGGTCCACGGTCACGTTGACCGGCAGTACGCAATCCTCAACGACATCCTGCTGCCGGAGCTGGAAAAGCATCAGGTGCGCTTTATCCGTCGCCGTAACTGGACGACCAAACTGAAGACTTGGGTTCGTCGCTATTTCCGTGACGAGATCGCGCCGATCATCACCCCGATCGGCCTCGACCCGACGCACCCGTTCCCGTTGCTGGTGAACAAGAGCCTGAACTTCATCGTCGAGCTGGAAGGCATCGACGCCTTCGGTCGCGACTCCGGTCTGGCGATCATCCCGGCGCCGCGCCTGCTGCCACGGATCATCAAGGTGCCGGAAGAAGTCGGCGGCCCGGGCGACAACTATGTGTTCCTCTCGTCGATGATCCACGCCCACGCCGATGACCTGTTCCAGGGCATGAAGGTGAAGGGCTGCTACCAGTTCCGCCTGACCCGAAACGCCGACCTGGCGCTCGACTCCGAAGACGTCGAAGACCTGGCCCGCGCCCTGCGTGGCGAGCTGTTCTCGCGTCGTTACGGCGATGCGGTGCGTCTGGAAGTCGCTGACACTTGTCCCAAACATCTCTCGGACTACCTGCTCAAGCAGTTCAACCTGAGCGAGAGCGAGCTGTATCAGGTCAATGGCCCGGTCAACCTGACGCGGCTGTTCAGCATCACCGGTCTGGACAGCCATCCGGAGCTGCAATACACGCCGTTTACTCCGCAGATCCCGAAACTGCTGCAGAACAGCGAAAACATCTTCAGCGTGGTCAGCAAGCAGGACATCCTCCTGCTGCACCCGTTCGAGTCGTTCACTCCGGTGGTCGACCTGCTGCGTCAGGCGGCGAAAGACCCGCACGTTCTGGCCGTACGCCAGACCCTGTACCGTTCTGGCGCCAACTCCGAGATCGTCGATGCGCTGGTGGATGCCGCGCGTAACGGCAAGGAAGTGACGGCGGTCATCGAACTGCGCGCACGCTTTGACGAAGAGTCCAACCTGCAACTGGCCAGCCGTCTGCAAGCGGCCGGTGCGGTGGTGATCTACGGCGTGGTCGGCTTCAAGACCCACGCCAAGATGATGCTGATCCTGCGTCGCGAAGCCGGCGAAATCGTCCGCTACGCGCACCTCGGCACCGGTAACTACCACGCCGGCAACGCCAAGCTGTACACCGACTACAGCCTGCTGACTTCCGACGACGCCTTGTGCGAAGACGTCGGCAAACTGTTCAGCCAGTTGATCGGCATGGGTAAGACCCTGCGCATGAAGAAGCTGCTGCATGCGCCGTTCACCCTGAAGAAGGGCATGCTCGACATGATCACCCGCGAGACGCAATTTGCGCTCGACGGCAAACCGGCGCACATCATCGCCAAGTTCAACTCGCTGACCGATCCGAAGATCATCCGCGCGCTGTACAAGGCCAGTCAGTCCGGCGTGCGCATCGATCTGGTGGTGCGCGGCATGTGCTGCCTGCGTCCGGGCATCGCCGGGGTTTCGCACAACATCCATGTGCGCTCGATCATCGGCCGCTTCCTCGAACACACCCGCGTGTTCTACTTCCTCAATGGTGGCGATGAGCAGATGTTCCTCTCCAGCGCCGACTGGATGGAGCGCAACCTCGACAAGCGCGTCGAGACTTGCTTCCCGGTAGAAGGCAAGAAGCTGCTGACCCGGGTGAAGAAAGAGCTGGAGCTGTACCTGACCGACAACACCCACAGCTGGAGCCTGCAGTCGGATGGCCGCTACATCCGCAACACGCCGACCGGCAACCAGAACCCGCGCAGTGCGCAGGCGACGTTGCTGGAGCGGTTGGGCAGCCCGATTCTGCCAGTGAGCAGCTGA
- the hemB gene encoding porphobilinogen synthase, translating into MSFTPANRLFPATRLRRNRRDDFSRRLVRENVLTVDDLILPVFVLDGENRREAVASMPGVERLTIDLLLEEAAKWVELGIPALALFPVTPAGLKSLDAAEAWNPQGIAQRATRALRERFPELGVITDVALDPFTTHGQDGILDEEGYVQNDITVDALVRQALSHAEAGAQVVAPSDMMDGRIQAIREALEIAGHVNVRIMAYSAKYASAYYGPFRDAVGSASNLGKANKASYQMDPANSDEALHEVGADLSEGADMVMVKPGMPYLDILFRVKDAFKVPTFVYQVSGEYAMHMAAIQNGWLSEAVILESLTAFKRAGADGILTYFAVRAAQLLREQK; encoded by the coding sequence GTGAGCTTTACCCCAGCCAACCGTTTGTTCCCAGCCACACGCCTGCGCCGCAATCGTCGTGATGATTTTTCGCGTCGGCTGGTGCGGGAAAATGTGCTGACGGTCGATGACTTGATCCTGCCGGTGTTCGTGCTCGACGGTGAAAACCGCCGCGAAGCCGTGGCCTCGATGCCCGGGGTAGAGCGGCTGACTATCGATCTTTTGCTCGAGGAAGCAGCCAAGTGGGTTGAGCTGGGGATTCCGGCGCTGGCGCTGTTCCCGGTCACTCCGGCCGGATTGAAATCCCTCGACGCCGCCGAAGCCTGGAATCCTCAAGGCATCGCTCAGCGCGCAACCCGCGCCCTGCGTGAGCGTTTCCCGGAACTGGGGGTGATCACCGACGTCGCGCTCGATCCGTTCACCACCCACGGTCAGGACGGCATCCTCGACGAAGAAGGCTACGTGCAGAATGACATTACCGTCGACGCACTGGTCCGCCAGGCCTTGTCCCATGCTGAGGCCGGCGCTCAGGTCGTCGCGCCGTCTGACATGATGGACGGTCGCATTCAGGCGATCCGCGAAGCGCTGGAAATCGCCGGTCATGTCAACGTGCGGATCATGGCGTATTCGGCCAAGTACGCCAGCGCCTATTACGGCCCGTTCCGTGATGCGGTGGGCTCTGCGTCAAACCTCGGCAAAGCCAACAAGGCCTCCTATCAGATGGACCCGGCCAACAGCGACGAAGCGCTGCACGAAGTCGGGGCGGACTTGTCTGAAGGCGCGGACATGGTCATGGTCAAACCGGGCATGCCGTACCTGGACATTCTTTTCCGGGTAAAAGATGCCTTCAAAGTGCCGACCTTCGTCTACCAGGTTAGCGGCGAATACGCCATGCACATGGCGGCAATCCAGAATGGCTGGTTGAGCGAGGCGGTGATTCTCGAATCACTGACCGCCTTTAAACGTGCCGGCGCTGATGGCATCCTGACTTACTTTGCTGTCCGCGCCGCTCAATTGTTACGAGAGCAGAAATAG
- a CDS encoding DedA family protein, giving the protein MLQQFLHDFGYFALFLGTFFEGETILVLAGFLAFRGYMDINLVVVVAFFGSYAGDQLWYFLGRKHGRKLLARKPRWQLMGDRALEHIRKHPDIWVLSFRFVYGLRTVMPVAIGLSGYPPGRYLLLNGIGAAIWATALAAAAYHFGAVLEGMLGSIKKYELWVLGALLILGVGLWLRRRFKNARLAKQVYADEQAAKAALLNQAEEPKPAEPKTPAE; this is encoded by the coding sequence ATGCTCCAACAATTTCTGCATGACTTTGGCTACTTTGCCTTGTTCCTCGGCACGTTCTTCGAAGGCGAAACCATTCTGGTGCTCGCGGGCTTCCTCGCGTTCCGTGGATACATGGACATCAACCTGGTGGTGGTTGTGGCGTTCTTCGGCAGCTATGCCGGCGATCAGCTGTGGTACTTCCTCGGCCGCAAGCACGGGCGCAAGTTGCTGGCGCGCAAACCGCGCTGGCAGTTGATGGGCGACCGCGCGCTGGAGCACATTCGCAAGCATCCGGACATCTGGGTGTTGAGCTTCCGTTTCGTTTACGGTCTGCGCACGGTGATGCCAGTGGCGATCGGCCTGTCGGGTTATCCACCGGGACGTTATCTGCTGCTCAACGGTATTGGTGCGGCAATCTGGGCGACCGCGCTGGCCGCCGCCGCTTACCACTTCGGCGCGGTGCTGGAAGGCATGCTCGGCAGCATCAAGAAGTACGAGCTGTGGGTACTGGGTGCGCTGCTGATTCTTGGCGTTGGCCTGTGGCTGCGCCGCCGCTTCAAGAATGCGCGTCTGGCCAAGCAGGTTTACGCCGACGAGCAAGCCGCGAAAGCTGCACTGCTCAATCAAGCCGAAGAGCCCAAGCCTGCCGAACCGAAGACGCCAGCCGAGTAA
- the elbB gene encoding isoprenoid biosynthesis glyoxalase ElbB, which yields MSKKVAVILSGSGVYDGAEIHESVITLLRLDQRGAQVQCFAPNIAQLHVINHLTGEEMPESRNVLVESARIARGNIKDIREADVDDFDALIVPGGFGAAKNLSNFAVEGAGCSVQPEVLALAEAFAEAGKPVGLMCISPALAAKIYGPGVTCTIGNDADTATAMNKMGATHEDCAVTEIIEDKARKLVTTPAYMLAQNISEAASGINKLVDRVLELTHENDA from the coding sequence ATGAGCAAAAAAGTTGCAGTGATCCTGTCCGGCAGTGGCGTGTACGACGGCGCCGAAATCCACGAAAGCGTGATCACCCTGCTGCGCCTCGACCAACGCGGCGCACAGGTACAGTGCTTTGCCCCGAACATTGCGCAATTGCACGTCATCAATCACCTGACCGGCGAAGAAATGCCCGAGTCGCGCAACGTCCTGGTGGAATCGGCGCGCATTGCCCGGGGCAACATCAAGGACATCCGCGAGGCCGATGTCGACGACTTCGATGCGTTGATCGTGCCGGGTGGTTTCGGAGCGGCGAAGAACCTCTCGAACTTTGCCGTCGAAGGTGCGGGCTGCAGCGTGCAGCCTGAAGTGCTGGCGCTGGCCGAGGCATTTGCCGAAGCGGGCAAACCGGTCGGCCTGATGTGTATCTCGCCGGCACTCGCCGCGAAGATCTACGGCCCGGGCGTGACCTGCACCATCGGCAACGACGCCGACACGGCCACGGCGATGAACAAGATGGGCGCGACCCACGAAGACTGTGCGGTGACGGAAATCATCGAAGACAAGGCGCGCAAGCTGGTGACGACCCCGGCTTACATGCTGGCGCAGAACATCAGTGAAGCGGCTTCAGGGATCAACAAACTGGTCGACCGCGTCCTCGAACTGACCCACGAAAACGACGCCTGA